TTTATCAGAGGACGTGCCCCTTGCCAGAAGCCTTATGGGGAGTCCAACACTTGGTGTTTACCAGCTTGTGGAGAATCTGGGGTGTGCCCTTGCTGTACAGCACCTGTCTGCCTGTATGTGGGTTCCATTTCCCTTCTGCATGCCTCTGTTAGTGCACCTGGCGGTATTCAGGAATACATAGTACCCAGGCACTGCTGAGGGCAGAATGGAAAAGATGATGGGGTCGAGGGTTCAAGCCTGTGTTTGAGTACCTCCCTGATTCCTGAGTTCATGGCCATTATGGCCATGTGACATGAGTTCCTCTTACGGCCTATCATTCCTATGCACCATCACTGCAGAGGTTGACTCTTTATACTTTGGGGAGTAAAGTTTCTCTACCCACCTCTTCACTACAGGGAGTCCTGTGCTAGAATTTCAGCATCATTACCCTGGGGATTGATGTGTGCAACACTTTTAGCAAACTGCGTCTCCAGGGCTCTTTCCATCATCTAGTCTCTTTTCTGTGCATCAGGGAAGTCTTTCTCGAAGTCAGTCTGAACAACGGCCTCTCCTTCATTGGGAACAAACTCATCATAACTGGTAACAGCTGTGGGGGTACTGAGGTAAGAGCCAAGGGTGATGCCGAGCCACCTAGAGCTCAAATGATGGTCACAAAAGGCCTGCCACACAGTAGCAGTTTCTTGAGGAGCCACCTGGGACAGGTACGAGGCTTTGCCAGACACTGTCTAGAACATGTAGGGCACATGACAACTCCACATGAATGTGCCAAGCCCAGGAACACAGAGTTTCTACCAGCCGCAGTCAAAGATGTGTGCCAGTGAATCAGATTCCCAGTAGCTAATATGGACCCAAATCTACTCGGGCCTCACCCCTATCCTTGCCCCAAACCTGCTTGGTGACTGCTGTCATTTACCATGTCCTCAGTTTGccctctcctctatatttctggCTGCCCCTCTGTGGGCTTACAATCACCTGCAGGGCATGCTCTcctgctgtggtggtggtgagctGTCAATCATCACCTGCAGGGCATCCTCTCTACTCTCCTGCTGTGGTGGGAGCCCTGTCTGGAATGTGAAGCCCTCAGCTCAGCCAGGGCCCCTGAGGAGGAAAGTGCTGCTCCTCAACATGCAGCTTTCCAGCTCCACATCCGTCCTCCAAGCACCTGAGACCGACCAGTGCAGTGTGACTAGGGGGTAGGCCCAGGAGACGGAGCCTTGTGTCCACTCGTGACAACTCTTGAGTTCCTCTCAAGATtcagagggaggaggggtgagcTTCTCAGACAGAGCTGAGAGACACAGAGATCAGCCATAGAAGGTAGACCCACATCTCCTGGCCCTACACCCCTTCAGCGGCCCAGCAGCCTGACCATCTCCTAGAGATCACCTATAGCCTAGTGCACTGTCAGCCGAGGCCACAGTGAGAACTGGTAGCCTCAGACCATGGAAGGCCCTGAGTCACCCTCTTCTAGGTTTGGGGCTGAGAAAGGTTGGCTGCCCTCTgaggaccagcctgggccactaaCCCTGCTGTGGCCCCTTGTGTCTAGGCAAGCCGGGTGGAGAGAATGCATGTACAGATAAGAAGCAAGGGGTGGGCCCAGGGGAAGAAGCCACTGTTGCTATCTGCCACAGGGAGACGCATTCAGCGGCAGCAGGAGCGGTTCCATACCCagccagctgcagcaggaagacCCCGGCCTGGTCCCAGTTGACACAAAGCAAGCCGACCCAAAGCAAGCCAACCCAAAGCAAGCTGACTCAAAACAAGCCGACACCAACGACACAAAGCAAGCCGACACCAACGACACAAAGCAAGCCAACACAAACGACACAAAGCAAGCCGCCGTCCCAGTCTCCAGGGCCATCAACAAGCCGGCAAAAGACAGCACGGACTTCGACTGGAACTTGCTTCTCTTAATCCCGGTCGTGCTGGTGgctgtcctgctgctgctgtgctgctCTTGGAAGTGGTGCCGCAGGAAGGTTaagtcccctccccacccctccccgctTGCCCTGGCTCCTCCACACATGCCCTCTCTCCAAGGAACACTGTCCTGGGGCAGTACTATAATCCAGCCTGCTGGCAATTTCTCATCTGTTCTAAGGTCCTCAAATCATCCAGGAGAGAGACACAAACTCTTAAGTTTAAATATCCAAGCCCTAGACCAGCCTGGGTTCCAAGAATTCTCCAGCTTAGTTGACCCAGGAATTCAGTCTGAGATGCTTGGGCTGTAAGCTAAGGCTGGCCCTGGAGAGAGGCTATCTCAGCACCCTTAGACCGGTGCCATCTTGTATCAGCTACACACCTACAGGCCTCGTGTGGCCAAGCCTCAGGGGTGCCCCTGTATGTCAGGACAGGATCCCCCATGTAGTCCCAGTGGCCCCATCTACAGGATGAAGCCTATCAGGCATGATTAGTAACCACTAAGGCAGCGCTCCCTATGACATCAGCCCCTTTCCTGACCCCAGGATATCACATGACCCCATCCTGGGCTGCAGAAGCAGGGCGGGCGAAGCAGCAAGGCTACCCCGCCTCACCGGGGGTTGCAGTTACTCTTCTGGCGTCAGGGTGAAATGCACCCACCCAGAGATGTAGCCAGGGATTGGCTAAAGCAGAGCAGGATCCAAGGATGACACTGGCATCCTGGGACAGTgtgggagaaggcagaagagctggggagctgggatgGAAGGAACCCCccagggagctggaggaggaagtaGCGGCCCTGAGACCCAGCTCCTCCCAGGGGTGCAGTGAGCAGGCAGAGGGTGAGAAGGCCCTAGAGGGGGTATGGGAAGACTGAAGGACAGTGAGCTTCTACCAAGGGGAAGGAGGACTGTGGGCTCCCCTGCGGCTGGGCTCTGACAGGTGTGGAGTGCTCCAGCTGTGGGCCTCTAGGGACCAGAACCTTGGTTTGGGTGGTCTCCTGTTGGGGCTGCCTGGGGCCAGGTAGAGCCTCCTGGACACAGCACCACAGCACTGGGCACCCACATAGGCATCCCCAGGCCATGTTGTCTCCCTGCTCCAAGCCGGGGTACCCTCTGCCTGCAGGGCCAAGGCAGAACCCACTCTAAACACTCCAGTCCACGTCTGTCTGTTTCACGTTCCAGCCTAAGAAGCCGCCGCCACCTGCACCACCGTCGGAGAAGGTGAGTTGTGTAGGGGAAGAGAGTGACACTGTCACACTAACCTTCAAGAGGCGTCATGAAGCCTGAGCTCAGAATCCCTCACTACTTTGGCAGTGAATAGGGGGAATGCAGATCCAGGATGATATGGGAAAGCCATGGGACTCAAAATAATGTCACCCAGGCAACACCATGACCAGACTCCCAGCATTTCCCGATCATCAGGGCTTGGTGGTCCTGCTCCAGTGCGTACAGCTGTCCATTGCTGAATTGGCGTCTTTCAGTGGATCCCATGGGCCTCTCTGTTGAATGCCAAGGATGCAAACCAGGTCTTAGTGTAGGAGCTGCATGCATCAGATCCAGGTCTCCATCTTTAGGTTCAGAGGCTTTGGGCTTCTCTACACCTGTCTCCATCATCTGCTGCAAGAGCCAAGAGCTCCCCTGAGGTCAGCCCAGGAAGTCCAAGGCCGGGGAAGGCAGAGGATATCCTAACTGACCTTGAGCTATGAGGGGTGTCTCCAGCTGAGCACAGGGACCAGATGACCAAACAATTGTGCCTTCTTTGGGGTCAGAACCAGAAGGGGTAATGAAAGGCTGGAGCAGGCAGAGACTGGACCTGGGCCTGTGTTGAGGTGGGACCAGCTCTCCTCTCCATGAGGGACAGTGCTAGGTGCAGAGTAGCCCTGGGAGCCTGCCGCTGTAAGGACAGAACCCGATGGAGGGGACTACCACCTGACATTTCCCATTCTCTGCACAGCCTTCAGGCCAGGCTTCTGCTGTCAAGAGTGGCCTCGAGAGAACCAAGAGCACGGAAGTGAGCTGCTGACATTTGGCTGATGACCTCCCCAGGGTGTGGGTTACAGTCAGTCTCCCATTCATTTGGGGAAGCTCAGCATCTGCAAACCAGAGGGACTTTGGTTATTCTTCTCATGGATGACCTCCCCAGGGTGTGGGTTACAGTCAGTCTCCCATTCACTCCGCAACATTTGCTGACtgcccccccatcccccaacGCATGTCTATGCAAGAGACAGCGAGCCCCTGTTCAAGAAGCTGTGAGCAAGACACAGACCAACTCTTTTCACTTCCAGGAGCCAGAAGACGAGGAGCGGCCCCCTCCTTCCACATCCCCACCTGCTCCTCATGCCCATCCTCCTCCAGCTGTCAACCCAAACCCTACTGTGATCGTTGCCTGCTGTGGCTGTGGAAACAGAAGGGTGCAGGTGACTGGGGCTGGGCAAGCTGTGACCCTAGGCTCAGCTAGGGAAGGCAGGCACAGTCAGTCATCACTACAGAGGTCTGAGTGTGGCAGGGATACAGGACATGTATCACTTTATGTCCGAGGACACCTGAATCCCTGTCTTTCTCCCATGGCTAGAGGAGAGCGGCACACAGGAGGGTTCTCCAAGTGCTTGCACCCCTCTTTTGCAGTTTACAGTTTACTGGACATGGCCATTGTGCCCTGTCTTGACAGTCTCTGGTTCCCATGTCATTGTCTCAGCCCCAAAATGGCTTTGCTGTCACATTTAGTCTGTGGATAAATGAGCCAAGATGGACGGGGTGTATCTTGCAAAGTCAgatacaacaaaaacagaaaagaccaGTCATGAGCTGCCATCTGTCCACCATGAGAACTGATCAAGTGCCAGTGACCCTGGCCAGCCCGGACCAAGTGTCTTCATAGACAAGTAAAAGAGTTGATCCAGCAGTCCTGATGCCCACTGAGATGAGCAAAGAGTTACAAGATGAAGGTAGTTGACATGGAGGTCAAACTTGTTATGTGGAGTTGAGCCCCAGAGACTAACAGTCTGCCATTCATCTGAAGCCCCTCCTCCCAGGAGGTCCAAGTCACTCCAAGAAAGGGGGAAGACAGGCAGCAGCCCCAGGCACCAGTATGGAGACCCTACAAGAACAGTGTAAGGAGGAAAGAGCCCCCAGCTCCCCCACAGCTTGGAGCCGTCCTCCATGCCCTGCCTCTGTCTGTGGCGGTCCCATGGCTTCCTCCTGAGCTCTTCTAAATCTTCTGCAGTCGCCAGTGTCCTCTGGGAGCCACGCCTGCCCATTCCCTGCCTGAGGACTACAAAGAAAGCAACATCGGTCTCCTGAGAGGAAAATGGCCACTGCCGTTGATGTGGCCTCCGCCACCCACTCCATAGAGCCCACGGGCTCTGAGCTGCAGGGCTGAGACTATCAGTTTCACTACAGTTAGGCCCAGGGTCCTTCTGGCCTCCCCGCCTTCCTTTACCCGGGCCCATGGCAGCTGGCCCTGATGGAGACTTGGGTGTCTTGCCTGCCTGACCTGTGTGGCCCAAGTTCTGGCTTTTCCCCTCTTTCCAGGCCTTTTACCCAGAACCTTCACAAAACCCATAGCTCCCCTGGAGGCCTCTGCCTGCCACCACACACCCCTCAAACTTCTGGACTTCTCCAGAGCGACTGATCATTCTTCCCACTCAAAACACTGTTTTATCCCAGATTGTTCTAAATTCTGTGTGCTCCACAGCGACCACTAGGGACATCCAAGTCTTTAGACTGAGAGGATGGGTTTTGTCTTCTTGTGTCCATGTTGACAGAGTTCTAGGTAGTGTGAACCCCAGTGTCTTTGGAGGACAGCTCCCGTGCTCTCTGCTTGCTCATGGTCACATTTGCTTTTCAGGGAAGCCTGGACACATGCTACAACTACTTTCAGCCAAGCTGCCACCAGATGCCATTGGTGTGGTGTCATCCCAAGGTCCAGGTGAGCCAGACACAGGGAAACGCTAAGGCACAGAGCAGCCACATGTTTTAATCTCTCAGTGTCCTGACTCCACAGTTTCATCTGAGCCAGGCACTGAGAAGGGTGGGTTTTAGCTGGGACTGCGCCCTTCGGGGTTTACTATGAATAAGTGTCAATGTGGGGCCTGAAGTCCCTCGCAGGGACTTAGAAAATTGAGTGTAGCTCCCTTCAAGGTACAAAGTAAGATGCCCACTGCTACACCCTCTGCAGGAACAGATAAAGGTGCCATCCGGGAACTGTTTAGAGCAGGGATTCAGGAGGGCTTCGGCGGGACCTGAAGCTTCCTGGGGGACAGTCAGCCTGCAGCACTCAGCGTGTGTAGGTAGAACCAAACACTAACCCAGCGCACTTGGCAAGTTCAGGCAGGTTCCTGCATGAAGGCACTCTGGGATGCTCCCCCGGGCTGGTCTTCTGTCGAAACGGGAACCCACTTCAGAACATCCTGGGGGACTTAACCTCAGCCTAGCAGCAGGGAGTGGAGGCAGCAGTCAGGGACCCTGCTCACGTCATGTCCCACCACTGGCCACTTGTCATGTCCCACCACAGGCCACTTGTCCAGTGCTCCATGCCACCCTTCCGGAAGGCCCCGTCAGGCAAAGCCTCACCCAGGCAACAAAAGCAGTAGAGACAAGATCCTGGGTgtgcctctccttccctccctgtacCACCCAGGGGACAGGCTGTTTCTAAGCTCCTGATCCTGAGTGGTTATGGCACGCAGGCATGAGGACTCAAAGAGGGTCTCAGAAGTTAATAAACCTGTGCAGAGGGGCCCTGATCTTGAACTGGGGAGGGACTGCTTCCTAGACCCTCATCTAATAGCTTGTTTGTTCCCATTAGTTCATTGTGCCTCTACTAATCATAACCCATGAGATTATTTAGAAGTTTCACTTTACCGCAAACCTGGGCATTTTTGCAGCAGAAGTaagtggttttgtttgctttggaccTTCACAAAATGAATGTCTGCGCCATGGCCTTCGACTTCTCGAAGCAACTTGTCTAGTTGGCACCATCTCcttcataaatacatacaaactcCAGGCCAGTTTGTGATCCCTGAGCCACTGAAGTCTGAGCTCTCTTCAGTCCGGGAGCTATCTCTGTGCCTGTTAAGCTGATGGGAAACAGGCTCAGTGGGGAACCCTGACCCTGTCCTCCTGGACAGAGTGTCTACAACAACGACAGGATGTCCCCAAGCCCACTCATCTTTCTATGCTCACCCCCGACCCCAGGAGCTGCTTGGAGCCTGGGCCTCATTTCATTCCCACAGCTGCTTCAGAGAAACTGTAACTTCCGCGTAGACAGACATGGTCTAAGGACTTCCCATAAGCGAATGATTAACCAAACCAACAACTCTACTGTTGGAAGGAAAGTCAGGACCCTCAAAGTCAAGAAACCTTTCAATAGTCATGGTCAGGAGCCAGCCAGCACAGCACCCTCCAGCCCAGCTCCAGACGTTTTGTTGTGTGTGCgcctctttctctgtcctgccgtCTTCACagctgtggaaactgaggcactggcATTTAGTTTGGGGCTCAGCATGGCGAGGTTGTTCAGTGGTACAGCCAGGTTGTGAACTGACCCTTCTGTATCCCGGCTCTGTCCCAAGTATCATGGCGTCAGGGTGATCAGTGGAAACATTTGGACAGGACATCTTATAGTATAAAGTGTGATATATGCAAAGTGTTTGTGAATATTCATATCTCGTGGGACTCAAAGTGACTGCTTAATGCCCAACATTTAGaatgttcttttttgttcttgAAGTTCACAAATAAGCAAGATATGAAAGAGCCCAATTATTTACAGACCCATGTAAACAAACCAAAATGGAAATAAGAATTTCCACAGCATCTTAACtatgcagaggaagcaaaataATTAGACCTGTAAAGCCAAGAGTGAGATCGCCAGAAACAATCATGAGGTCCTTTGAGGTAGGTCCTTGCAGACATACTTCACAGAAACCAGAAAGATGCTTGTGATAATACCGGAAATGGTTTGTAGAAAGCCATTCACAGGCCTGAGGCAGATGCCAGGTTCTTTAAGACAACTTGTTTAAAACAGCTAAGGTAAAAGAGACTTTTCTGATACCAACCTAATCAACAATCAGAGAAACTCTCCAAAAATAATGATTCACTTGGGAACACTGGGGCATTGCAATGAGGATCCCACATTCCAGAGCAGGCTGTGTGCACATTAAAAGAATAAAGGGAaactttaaagacaaaaattagaAGGTTCACACAAATGACTTTGAGACAATAACCTTTGGCCACAAGGAATCATAAAAGAATATTAAAGGATCTAGAACAAATGTGCCAATGGCACCAGCCCACACCTTTGATCATCAATGAGTGGATGTCCTTGCAGACGCTTTTTTGTAAGGGATTTAAAAGGCAATGTATCTTTAGGCATCTGGGCTATGGGTTGCTATGGAGTTACTGTGTATGCACAGCCATTGATGTGTGAACTTTGTGGTGATCTTTGGGCAGTGTGGTCCTAGCTGTGTTTTATGGTAGTTTTTCTTTATGAATGATATTTCCTCCTTCATAAATAATCATCTTTCCTTGTTTGAATCTTGGTTTATATTAGGACTTGACACAAGTGACTCCATGTTGATTATGATTTGATTTGATCCAAAGGAGCATCCATCCACAAGGCCAGCACTGCTGGTTGAATCCTGATGTGTCCTGACTCTACCACCTGAAGTCAGACAATGTCAGCCTTCTGGCCCAAGTCCAACGACATCTCTGTGAACttgtgtttttctccttcctccagggGCGATGCGCCAACTTCACTGTCGTGAATCCCGGCTGCTCATCGGCCTCCTGCAGCCCAAAGATTTGCCTCAGTCCCAATAGAAACTGTTTCCATCTCACACAAGCACCGTGCACCTCAAGGCTTGTCCTTCAACCCAACGGGGAGTGTTTCAGCATCCCACAGGCATCCTGTagctcaaagatctgcctgggaAACAGCGGAGAATGTCTCCCTGTTACACAGACTCTGTGCTCAAAGATGTGCCTACCAAATCAGAAGTACTACGCTATCAACTATCCACAGTCCCCATGCCCAACCGGGTGTACTGGGTCTCCCTCCAGGATGCTACCTCTGCTCACTCCCCACACCCGCCAATCTGTAGAATCCCTTTGTCACACCCACCCTCGTCGCCCATCCTCTAAAGGACAAAATTTCTAAGTTTAAGAGGCTTTTGTTTATTGCATTGGACACGTGGACCAGGTCTTAGATTGTAGTGAGAGAGCTCTGGTTTGCTGCTAATCAGCACGCTCCATATCTAGAAAGATGCTCACCATCTGAGATGAGATTATGCTGCAGGTACCAGGCAAAGCCCTCTGGTCCCACTTCCTACAAGTCTGTCTTCATCTATCTGCAAAGGCTGGGACGAATGGGATCATCCTCGAAGGTCTCTGTGAAATTGCCCCTCCCAATCCTTAAATGCCCTCCTGAGTTCTATTTCCCTAGGCTTTTGCAAAGAGAAGTACTTGAACTTTTCATCTGGATTGCATGTTCCCGGTTTCCGTTTCCTACATCCTTGAATTTTGAATGTGTCCTAGGAAGAAATAAATCCCCTTCTGGAAGCAAGACTTCTCTTTCTAGATATGCCATGTACCCCCCACACCCAAGAGAGCCTCCAAACTGTACTGGATCAGGCAAGCCTCACCTGTGTGTCCTTTGAATCAGGCTTCAACAGAGCTGAGTATTACAGTGTTAAGCCACCCAACACGTGCACCATGTCTATGTGATCCTGCAGGGAACAGGTACACCAGCGTGATGACCCAACAAGGAGCCCCAGGGTCCTCTGGACACTCCCCAGGGAGGCCATGACCCAGGCTATCCAGTTGTCCCGAATCTTGATAGTTAATTAAATGGCAGCCTTCTACACTCCACATTTCCCTGAAGGTTATACTCAGGCATTGTAGTTTAATTTCGCTAACACAAATACAGGAGGAAATATGTCACACCTTGGCTTGTAAGTGGTATTGATTGAGTCAGTGGATAATGATGGTTGTACCATCCTCCTTGTTTCCAAAACTAAAGCTGTCCTGGAATGCCTTATGCTGTGTGCAGGGATTTTTGtgggtgttttctttgttgtatggGTTTGACCTCCAAAGTACTCACTCAGGgggttcctgtttcttctctctaccccagcttttctgtcttGTGCTGCCCTTGACTGCCACAGCTTGGACTGCGTACCTGAGTCCCATCTTTTACCTAGATGGGACCTGAGCCTCTCCCACCCTTCAGGTCCTCTCCGGTTTCTGGCAGCTGTTTTCTACTGTCAATCGAACGTCTCCTCTGGGAAGAGTAAGGGCAAACTGGAATAGAGGTTGCTGGTGACAAGGTGTGAACTCAGGTACCCATGACCCTCTCCCATTGCCAAAGACCTGTGCTGCATGAAGATTGTGACGGGTCCAGTGGGAGCACAGCAGGCTGGGTTGGGCCTTAGTGGCCAGGCCTGTAGCCTGGGGTTCTGTCACTACCCTGTGGGGCCCCACCCTTAGCAGTCAGAGGTCGTCACTTTTTGTCAAAGTGGTACAGCTAGAGCCTCCAGAGTGCAGATGTGGCCTTGGTTTGTAGGATGCCCTTTCTCAATGCTTGACCCTCAGCCTGGAAGCTAGGGGATGTCATAGCAGAACCTAAGGGTGTCTGTCCACCTAGTTGTGTCCTtagtctgcctgtctgtctgagGCACCACCAGTGAGTCAGGGTAT
The nucleotide sequence above comes from Peromyscus maniculatus bairdii isolate BWxNUB_F1_BW_parent chromosome 9, HU_Pman_BW_mat_3.1, whole genome shotgun sequence. Encoded proteins:
- the Antxrl gene encoding LOW QUALITY PROTEIN: anthrax toxin receptor-like (The sequence of the model RefSeq protein was modified relative to this genomic sequence to represent the inferred CDS: inserted 1 base in 1 codon) produces the protein MPCSALFLLLLLLPPHIVTAGSLRYHGPGWKLFPRLGKGFRTYNQRQIQHMRQNLRQGRAEEDCQGIFDLYFILDKSGSAAKHWKHVYSFTENLVKKFQNSKLRMSFITYSTDADILMPLTSDREAIDDGLFRLQKLVPEGRSYMQKGFMKANEQIRNATLGGNSVNSVIIALTDRPLMIHSYKETLEEANKARRMGATVYTVGVHEYNKQQIIEIADSPNNSFGVDNGFPALQDIIDMLVSKSCTEVLSVEPSKVCIKDSYKVNISGHGFDNAKALSQVLCRFTFSDSRIVDEAPIDKSENTISCPGPKILHTGEEVFLEVSLNNGLSFIGNKLIITGNSCGGTEGDAFSGSRSGSIPSQLQQEDPGLVPVDTKQADPKQANPKQADSKQADTNDTKQADTNDTKQANTNDTKQAAVPVSRAINKPAKDSTDFDWNLLLLIPVVLVAVLLLLCCSWKWCRRKPKKPPPPAPPSEKPSGQASAVKSGLERTKSTEEPEDEERPPPSTSPPAPHAHPPPAVNPNPTVIVACCGCGNRRVQGSLDTCYNYFQPSCHQMPLVWCHPKVQGRCANFTVVNPGCSSASCSPKICLSPNRNCFHLTQAPCTSRLVLQPNGECFSIPQASCSSKICLGNSGECLPVTQTLCSKMCLPNQKYYAINYPQSPCPTGCTGSPSRMLPLLTPHTRQSVEXPLSHPPSSPIL